The Oncorhynchus nerka isolate Pitt River linkage group LG13, Oner_Uvic_2.0, whole genome shotgun sequence sequence CCAGATCAACCATCCAGCCAgatcaaccagccagccagatcaaccagccagccagatcaaccagccagccagatcaaccagccagccagatcAACCAGCCAACCGGATCAACCAGCCAGACAGATCAACCATCCAGCCAgatcaaccagccagccagatcaaccagccagccagatcaaccagccagccagatcaaccagccagccagatcGACAAGCCAGCCAGATCGACCATCCAGCCAGATCAACCATCCAGCCAGATCAAACAGCCAACCGGATCAACCAGCCAACCGGATCAACCAGCCAGACAGATCAACCATCCAGCCAGATCAACAAGCCAGCCAGATCGACCAGCCAGCCAgatcaaccagccagccagatcAAACAGCCAGCCAGATCCACCATCAAGCCAGATCAACAAGCCAGCCAGATCAACCAGCCAACCTGAGCCGCCTGCATGCCGAACCCCACCAGCctagtcaataactcaactctATCCCGACTGTCACGTCTTTCACCGAAGTCGTTTcccctccttgttcgggcggtgttcggcagtcggcgtcaccggtcttctagccatcgtcgatccacttttcattttccatttgttttgtcttgttttcctacacaGCTGGTTTCCATTTCCCTCATtaagtgttgtgtatttaaccctatgTTCCCACCATGTCCTTGTGTGGAATGGTTtgtttgtaagtgcttgtgcactaTGTTACTGGTGcgtcgggttttgtacccatgtagGTTATTTTTTTATTGCTGTTGGTTTTGAAAGTATTGATTACTCATTTGTCTCTGCCAGCAAATCGTGACCCCCCCAAGTGAGTTGCACCCTTGCTTTTTAGGATGGGTAACTGAATAGTCTGAAAAATGTATCATGCGGCCAACACTGCGCCATTAGGCAGAACCTGTTTAGATTTAAACTAAATACAGGAAGGccttatagtttgttaacaccaTCTGCTCTCATTTTCTCACAAAACAGTCATTCAAAAATGATCTAAATGCCTATTTCCATGAATCTGAGATCAAACGATTGGTATGCATtctgtggttctgcccctgaacaaggcagttaacccactgttcctaggcccgcagtgtaaatacgaatttgttcttaaccgacttgcctagttaaataaagtaaaaGACCTCACCATAAAACATTTATTGATATTTGTTTAAAATGACTGTTATTCACTGCTTATCTTGCTGTAGTTCTATAGGTATCTTAAAGAAACTGGTTATGCCATATTGGGGTTCTCTGATATGATGCCCATAAATGGAAGACTTGGATAACATTATTTCTGTACTCAGAGGAAATTACATTTTAACAAAATACTTTATTTCACTTTCTGTTTTACACTTCTGTTGAGTTAAGATGGAGGCCACAATGTTTTTGTAATCTTTTCTTCAAGATTCAGTGGAAGCTAGAGAGGGGTGAATGTTAACCTTTCACTGCCAAGCACTCTTGGCATGGTCATTTACAAAAAGACAAGGATGAAGAAAAGTCTCATTGAAAAGCCAGGCATGTATATTAAGCCTACCTACCACTGTGCACATCTCCAAGTTCTCAACAGTTCTAAAGCCAAACAAAATATATTCCAAGACAAGTGCTCTAAAAcacacaaataaataaacaaacactaACAAACACACAAAGTCTGCAATAAAGCTAGCCACAACATCTGTCATGTGTGTTTTGTTAATACATGTTTCAAATAAATCAGTGTGTCAGGTCCAATTCCATTTCAATATAAAGTCACTTGTTCAGATATGGAATCAGACAGGAATTGGGATAGAATTTGACCCCCCCGAACTCACTGGGGAAAAACACGAATGAATAATACCAGAAATTCATTGATATGAAAACTACGGTCATTACCATAAGATACAATAACAGATACAGTGACAGTCAGACATATAACAACAACGAACGCAAACttcttctgttctgtcctgtaaGTGATCACAGTTTAAGTAAGGCAGGAGGGCGGGACAATGTTAGAAGTCCTCTTATTGGAACGCCGGCTCTGTCAATCACAAAGTCGGGAGGTGACTGTATCAGAAGTCTCTGTACTGTGATTGGAGTGTCAGCTCTGTCAATCAGAAATCACTGTCGTATTCCTCTATGACTACGTCCTCCTCCTCCAGAAGGGCTGAGGTGGTAGTGGGCTGAGGTTGGGAGGCAGGGAGGTCTCCACCTGGTCCCCCGGCCCCTGGGCCCTGGCTGCCTGGTAGAAGAGGCTCCAGGGAGGGATCCCCCTGGTCTCCTGTCTCCCCGGAGAGGGTGCCCGAGGTTTGGTCGACGGATGAAGACACGagcccaccctcctcctcttcctcactgtccATCTCCAGCAGCCCTGGGTCTTTGTCTgtcagagtctccagtttcaaCCTGAACAGATGCAGAGAGGAATACACATAAAAAAAAGAGGTCAGTGGCATAGAAAATATGGAAGACAACATCCCACTATGGCGCAAATATAGTAAAAGATCGCTTATAGGTGATGTACCTGCCAGGCAACTTTCTGCGGGAAAGACAACCCACATCCTGAATGAAGGCTATCTGAGCTGTATGGGAGAGACCAAGGAGGTGGGGGGGGacgtggaaggagagagggagtcagacgTCTTAGTACTGGGCTGTAACaaaaacctacacacacacaacacacaatagCTCTCCAGAACCGTAGGtggagaacccctctactgttcTAACACAATACTCCAATTAGTTTAGCAAGCTAGACTAGCATAACATGCTACAGGTGGGTTATCTTAGTAGCATGCAAGCTAATCAAACCTGCCTGGTGGCTCGTTTCCTTAAAAGCAACCTTGATTAACACCATCAAATGGAAACTGAATTAAGAACAATGATATTCAGCATGAACTATTGTACATGTTACTGACATTGACAGTAGGGGTGTGCCAACCTGGCCGTACTTATACATTGACAGTAGGGGTGTGCCAACCTGGCCGTACTTATACATTGACAGTTGAAAGTTGGATGATACTCGTGATCGGAAAGTGTTTAAATATGCCTAAATAAATTGTCAAAATACCAGTCTGCAAGTTTATAGACCAAATAGCCTGCAGATTATGAGCAGCGTGGAGGGGTGCATGTCTGTGTTCTCAATTTGCAACGGCAGTTTGCTGTTACTAAATCATAATGCTCATTGGCAGTTCATATTTTATCGCCCCCACTAGGCTATCAAACGTCCTCACCGTTTGATTTATCATAGTACCAGGCTAACACGAGGCAGCGTCGATATAAATGATCAGACCTTAAACATGCGAGAAGTGATCGGGTGAAATTATGAAGCAAAGCGAGTTGACCATGCCTAAAATTAACACCAGCCACCTGGCAAATGTGGGTTGATTTTGGCATTGTCACATTGGTTGGCGGGTGGTCTGGGCTCCACGGTGTGAGCATTTCACTAGCATTTGTGAATTGAAATAGTCCAGTATGATCACATtcacagtaaaaataaatgctgcAGTAGCGGTTTTGTTTCATAGCTGGAAAATGTTTATTGCCCAAAGAACTACGACCCCTTTATCCTATCCGACCTCCCGCTGCAACACTGCCTATCCGACCTCCCGCTGCAACACTGCCTGGCAGGGGGCTGTGCGCACGTGAACAGAAGCGCTGCTTACAGGCATACAAATTGGTCTAATTTACTTGAAACGAAAGTCTACTGAAGTGAGACGTTGTCCTTGTGTTTCTTAGCTATTTACCTTGTGTTGTTCACAAGCTGTTGTTTTTCACTGTTTGAGTTTCAACTGTTAGGGAAGAGAAGACAACGCTGCTACTTGTCAGACTCTCAATCTCACAGGCACAAACACGTCTGAGTCGCGTTACCAAGGTAACAGTCAATCCTTTAAAGGGCAGGGGAACATTTTTCTCCCATCTGTGATATTTCGGTTGAGACTAAAGTCACCAAAAAATTTAATGAAACAAGACCACATTACGTCTTACTATATTGAACGAAAAATATTAAAATATAaatcagaaatgttccatacacacaaaaagcttatttctctcagattttgtgcagaaatttgtttacatccctttttagtgagcatttctcctttgctgcTGGACCAAAAGGTTCCTTTTTAGGCCCTGGAGTGGACCGAGAAATAAAGCGTCGctctaaccaatcagagcagCAGGATCAACATACAGCCCCGCCCTTCTCTTTAGACAGGCAAACTAGCCATTCACAACATGGTACCACCTCACACTTGATTTAACTGGCacctgaaaatatatatatattttttatcacaGGAAAATTGCCCATATCCAATTCAATAGTGGTTTTGTTGGACTACTCAACACACCCCTAGTCGTCAGACACTAGTAGCAATAGCAACACAGGTTCAAGAGCAACATGGCTTTCAGATGCAAATCAACCACCTGCACTCTGCATTACTCATAAGTATAGTCAAAACAACGGACCCGGTCCTTCATTTGAATGTGATCTGCATGTGTTTAACCTCGTAAGGAGGAGGACTGAGCTCTTCTGTCTGCTGGTGTGGGCAGGCAAGAATAACAAGGACATTCTGTTCAGAACTTCCAGACGTCCTGAGACACCAGACCCCGTCTCAGGGACAGAGATCCTGTCCATCTCCACTCAGTTAGGTAAAGCTGCTTTAAAATGTCTCTTTGTTGTCCCTTACTTTTGTAATAATCTCCAAGGCTCTCTAAAATGTTAGAAATTGTGTGCATCTAGAGCATGGGTTGGAAACAGGTGGCCCACAGGTCCAAGTGATATTTTATGCCCCTAAAAGTGCGTCGCCGGGAATGAGTTTAAATGAGGAAATCCGTTCAAGTTTTCCCACAaatcttttttttatttgtatatgttatcgtgtctcaatgtaatcaaggtatgaaattattgttattttcaaatacaaatCTCTTTTGGGGTTTAGTTGGTCAATTTGCGTTGTACAAATGATTTGAATTATCTTGCAGCCCCTGACCATCCGCTCCGACAGAAAAAGGCCAGgccgtggctgaatctagttgcctacccgCTGTAGGGAAATTCAGATGGCTGACTGAGGACCTTTTTAACTGAAGAATGGGTTTGTTTTCTATCATTGTGTTTTGCCCTATGTGTACTGACGTGAATATTGATGTGTTTAGATGTgaatatatactgctcaaaaaaataaagggaacactaaaataacacatcctagatctgaatgaattaaatattcttattaaaatacttttttctttacatagttgaatgtgctgacaacaaaatcacacaaaaattatcaatggaaatcaaatgtatcaacccatggaggtctggatttggagtcacacaaaattaaagtggaaaaccacactacaggctgatccaactttgatgtaatgtccttaaaacaagtcaaaatgaggcgcagtagtgtgtgtggcctccacgtgcctgtatggcctccctacaacgcctgggcatgctcctgatgaggtggcagatggtctcctgagggatctcctcccagacctggactaaagcatccgccaactcctggacagtctgtggtgcaatgtggcgttggtggatggagcgagacatgatgtcccagatgtgctcaattggattcaggtctggggaacgggcggggtcagtccatagcatcaatgccttcctcttgcaggaactgctgacacactccagccacatgaggtctagcattgtcttgcattaggaggaacccagggccaaccgcaccagcatatggtctcacaaggggtctgaggatctcatctcggtacctatggcctcctccacgtctcctgatgtactggcctgtctcctggtagagcctccatgctctggacactacgctgacagacacagcaaaccttcttgccacagctcgcattgatgttccatcctggatgagctgcacttcctgagccacttgtgtgggttgtagactccgtctcatgctaccactagagtgaaagcaccgccagcattcaaaagtgaccaaaacatcagccaggaagcataggaactgagaagtggtctgtggtcaccacctgcagaaccactcctttattgggggtgtcttgctaattgcctataatttccacctgttgtctattccgtttgcacaacagcatgtgacatttattgtcaattagtgttgcttcctaagtggacagtttgatttcacagaagtgtgattgacttgggagttacattgtgttgtttaagtgttccctttatttttttgagcagtgtagatgtgtgtattgatgtgaatattgatgtgtTTAGATGTGAATATaggtgtgtgtattgatgtgtactgatgtgaatattgatatgtgtattgatgtgtactgatgtgaatattgatatgtgtattgatgtgtatattgatgtgtactgatgtgaatattgatgtgtatattgatgtgtactgatgtgaatattgatatgtgtatattgatgtgtactgatgtgaatattgatgtgtatattgatgtgtactgatgtgaatattgatgtgtatattgatgtgtactgatgtgaatattgatatgtgtattgatgtgtactgatgtgaatattgatgtgtgtattgatgtgtatattgatgtgtactgatgtgtatattgatgtgaatACTGATGTGAATATtggtgtgtattgatgtgaatatagatgtgtgtattgatgtgtatattgatgtgtactgatgtgaatattgatatgtgtattgatgtgtactgatgtgaatattgatgtgtgtattgatgtgtatattgatgtgtattgatgtgtatattgatgtgaatACTGATGTGAATATtggtgtgtattgatgtgaatatagatgtgtagatgtgaatattgatgtgtactgatgtgaatattgatgtgtactgatgtgaatattgatgtgtactgatgtgaatattgatgtgtgtattgatgtgtactgATGTGaatatagatgtgtgtattgatgtgtactgATGTGaatatagatgtgtgtattgatgtgaatattgatgtgAATATAGATGTTAATATTTTAGAAATGTATGTATACAGGGCTCATGtggaaactatgaaataaaaggTCCAACAAAGATGAGGATGTTTCTGTTATGGTAATCTATTTCTATAATGATAAGGTTGTAGGGCAATGCAGGGTcacgtgtgtgtgtctaacctggaTTCCTCAAGGGGTTGCTGAGCTGGGCGAGGTAAGGAAGTAGCTCTGTCTGGAGACTAACAGGCGTCAGGCAGAAACTGATGAAGAGGGACTGGGCGGCCTGGCAGTTCTCACGGTACTgaaatcacaacacacacacacacacacacacacacacacacacacaaagtctcctCATGTTACTGGTATCAACcccaatgtgtgtgtgagtgtttccaTCATAACCCTCTGACCTTTCACCTTATCTTGACCAGTAGCAAGTTGGGTTTGAGCTTGGGCCTGAATATGTTTGTGTGAGTGACTGTGTAAGCACGCGCGTGTGTGTACATAAGTGTTTGTGTGCGCTTGTGCGTGTTAAAGTTACCTTCTTGTTGACCAATAGCCAGTTGGGTTTGTGCAGGGGTCTGaatatgtttgtgtgcgtgtttaAGTTACCTTCTTGTTGACCAATAGCCAGTTGGGTTTGTGCAGGGGTCTGaatatgtttgtgtgcgtgtttaAGTTACCTTCTTGTTGACCAATAGCCAGTTGGGTTTGTGCAGGGGTCTGaatatgtttgtgtgcgtgtttaAGTTACCTTCTTGTTGACCAATAGCCAGTTGGGTTTGTGCAGGGGTCTGAAGCCTCCAGCCACGTGACCAGAGTTGGAGTGTAGAAGACCTCTGGTGGCGACAGAAGAGCCGTACTCCCCCATGGTGCTACGGGACTACACACACAATGACACTGCCTGCTAGCCaggaaacattttgcaacagtaACTCAATAAGCTGGTGATATGATACCAGTGGGGCATCATATGAAAAACTTGACTACAGTGTCCCAAATCCAAGTACTCAATGTTAGATTTAAATATTTCATAGTCTCATGGTCCTGACATTTTGACATCCGAGTGCTCGATGTTAGATTTAAATATTTCATAGTCTCATGGTCCTGACATTTTGACATCCGAGTGCTCGATGTTAGATTTAAATATTTCATAGTCTCATGGTCCTGACATTTTGACATCCGAGTGCTCGATGTTGTCATGTACATTTGGACAATGGTGTTTTTTCTATTCTAGAAATACTAGAAATATAAAGATTAGCGTAatgttgatgagaccagtgttaaTGTTCTATACTGCCTGCTACATATAGTCACTCATTATTAGTCAATGTGCATTATGCATGGTTCTGGTAAAACATTGTTTTTTTATAAAAAGGCCATTTTCAGAGACTTGACAGCCAGATCAGTGATtaattgcaacaacaaaaaaagctggttaaactattttgataaaataattacattattagtgggtcttatgattgtggaaggcttatatttagcctaGATATAATAATCACAGGCCCTGAATTCACTAGATTATTGCTGACGGTTTGAAATGCAGTTTCTTTGACCTTTAATATTGTACAACAAAGCAAATTTAGAGAAAATGTTATGAAACAAAAAATGTAGATATATATATCATGAAATCGGCCATGTTTGATTTTTAGGCCAATAATGCCCCGTCCTAGTGCTACTCACGCTCCACTCGGCAGTGAGGAAGTCAGCATCAGACAGGTACTCTGAGGCCCGGGCCACATCCTCCACATCAGAGAAGAACTCCAGGTAATTCTGCTGCAGGTACAGGCTGAAGAACTCTCCTGACATGTGGGAGCGTTCTACTACAGCCtgataggggagagggaggtgggggttaCACGATGACACGTTAGGTCTGTCTATGTGTTGGTCTGTGTTGTACCTCTGGGTCCACCAGTAACCTGTCTCTGTGGTGCTCTGAGAGATGTGCAGGCAGACTGGGTCCCTGGGAACCTTCTGAACCCTCAGGGCTCTCCCCTGTCAAatcataaacacaccagccaatcAAAATCCATCCACTTCAACAGAGCCGCTCCTCCCAGCAATGTAACATTGTGGAACATCACTACTATAATTGTGACGAGCAGAGCTGTTCCGATTCcttattctacatgtcagagacgCACGTTCGTTCTCTATAATACATCTCTATCTGAATGTCTCCCAATGTTGTATCCCTGCTGAATCTAAACGCTAAGAGAAggcttcctctccatctctctattccaCTCACACTGGACAGGTAAAAGCTATTTCCCTGATGGGCAGTACATGGTGAAAGCCTATTTCCCCCTGACGTCACTCACTCTTGCAGTAGAGGATCTTGCCGAGTGCtctgaagagaaagagggaggagtctTTCCCCCCTATTGCCAGCTCCTTGTCCCGCCCCTCTGAGTCTTTGGCCTTCCTCTTCCCACGCGTTGCCTTGACAACGGCTCTCCCCGACGAGGTCGCTGTGGCCTTTCCCCTTTCCAACGCCGAGAACCCCTTCTTCATAGACTGGTCTGGAACATTATAACCATGGAGAACAGCTTTTACAGGTGGTTCACTGACTTTAATATATGAATCACTTCAGCAGTtcatcagtagactactggtctgTAACCTTTCAGTCAGCAGTTCTtcatcagtagactactggtCGGTCATAGTCTATTACCTTTCAGTCACAAATTCAGTCTGGGTCCTGGCTAAAGAGGCTGGTTTCTCTGACAGATTACACCTAGTTCTATACTTTAAAAAAAGGTTCTTTAAAATGGAGAATTTCCATTAAATATGTGTCTTAGCCCAGGACCAGGCCATATGTGTCGAGGAAAGCAAAAACCCAAAAGCTCTAGGTGTGTCACAATGCTAAACGGTTCGGAAGCCATTGATTTTAGACCAGCAGAATTAGGAGCAGCAGGTGACTGACCACTGAACCGTTGTGTGGCATTTATGGGTGTGTGGCATTTATGGGTGTGTGGCGCCCTCACCTGTGAGACAGGAGAACTGCAGGCTGTTGATGGCACTGCGGATGTCCCCGGAGGATCCTGAACACAGCAGTTCCAAAGCAGCCTTGTCAGGAACACACATCTTTCCTCCActctgtggacacacacacatccagaaaAGAACAGCACATACACACTCATGTACATTAGTATTTATTACATTTAactaagttaagaacaaattcttatttacaataacggcctactggggaacagtgggttaactgccttgctcaggggcagaacgacagatttttactttgtcagctcagggattcaatccagcaaccttttggttactggcacaacactctaaccactaggctacat is a genomic window containing:
- the rad17 gene encoding cell cycle checkpoint protein RAD17 gives rise to the protein MMSKLYLRGKVASNKLDRWVEPSFGEHLGNANLSLSSGIGGVALSGGTWVGKAQPSSTDLNSGKRLRKRRADPNASKLQTFTSTEPAQSDQDEPWVDTHKPHSQAELAVHKKKIEEVEDWMRVHVDPKTAKGGAVLLLTGPSGCGKSATVQVLAQELGYRVQEWSNPSSLSEYRPSADRSDPDTYRQTFDPDSRFNGFYGSSQTGLFQEFLLRANKYNRLQMSGEGGASDSDRKLILVEDFPNQFYRQPGSLHDILRRFVKTCRRPLLFIVSDSLSGDSSSRLLFPKHIQEELGVCNISFNPVAPTSMMKVLSRIVSVQAVKSGGKMCVPDKAALELLCSGSSGDIRSAINSLQFSCLTDQSMKKGFSALERGKATATSSGRAVVKATRGKRKAKDSEGRDKELAIGGKDSSLFLFRALGKILYCKRESPEGSEGSQGPSLPAHLSEHHRDRLLVDPEAVVERSHMSGEFFSLYLQQNYLEFFSDVEDVARASEYLSDADFLTAEWSSRSTMGEYGSSVATRGLLHSNSGHVAGGFRPLHKPNWLLVNKKYRENCQAAQSLFISFCLTPVSLQTELLPYLAQLSNPLRNPAQIAFIQDVGCLSRRKLPGRLKLETLTDKDPGLLEMDSEEEEEGGLVSSSVDQTSGTLSGETGDQGDPSLEPLLPGSQGPGAGGPGGDLPASQPQPTTTSALLEEEDVVIEEYDSDF